From the genome of Candidatus Schekmanbacteria bacterium RIFCSPLOWO2_02_FULL_38_14, one region includes:
- the porA gene encoding pyruvate ferredoxin oxidoreductase, whose protein sequence is MVKKLIMGNHAVSFGVMLSRVDVIAAYPITPQTQVVELLSEMCADKKINTRFLKVESEHSAMASCIGASTAGARTFTATSSQGLLLMHELLHWAAGARLPIVMANVNRALGPAWNIWTEETDSLAQRDTGWIQMYCESNQEILDTVFQAYKIAEKTLLPLMLAYDGFYLSHTLEPVDIPDQKTVDSFLPGYEPQIKVDVDNPNAFGSIAYPEHYMEMRYLIKKAMDGVRDVAVKVNDEFRDIFKRGYGIIEKYKTEDARVLLITTGTAASTTRIVIDNLRKRGNKIGMIRIKMFRPFPSQEIRDAVRGYDKIAVIDRNMSFGVGGIFAQEIRAALSGYSNMPVVFEFIAGLGGRDITPNTIEEITKYTLNHERGEEGGIWAGLKI, encoded by the coding sequence ATAGTGAAAAAACTGATTATGGGAAACCATGCAGTGTCCTTTGGAGTAATGCTTTCAAGGGTTGATGTTATTGCGGCATATCCAATAACTCCGCAGACTCAGGTGGTTGAGCTTCTTTCTGAGATGTGTGCTGACAAGAAAATTAATACACGGTTTTTAAAGGTTGAATCAGAGCACTCTGCAATGGCTTCCTGCATAGGTGCATCAACAGCAGGTGCAAGGACTTTTACTGCAACATCATCTCAGGGACTGCTATTAATGCATGAGCTCTTGCACTGGGCAGCAGGGGCAAGGCTTCCTATTGTAATGGCAAATGTCAACAGGGCGCTTGGCCCTGCATGGAATATCTGGACTGAGGAAACTGACTCTCTCGCACAAAGGGATACAGGATGGATACAGATGTATTGTGAGAGCAATCAGGAAATCCTTGATACTGTTTTTCAGGCTTACAAGATAGCTGAGAAGACTTTGCTTCCGTTGATGCTTGCTTATGACGGATTTTACCTTTCCCATACTTTAGAGCCTGTGGATATTCCGGACCAGAAAACGGTAGATTCTTTTCTTCCCGGTTATGAGCCGCAAATAAAAGTTGATGTTGATAATCCAAATGCCTTTGGAAGCATTGCATATCCTGAGCATTATATGGAGATGAGATATCTGATAAAAAAAGCAATGGATGGGGTAAGGGATGTAGCTGTTAAAGTTAATGATGAGTTCAGGGATATTTTTAAAAGAGGGTATGGTATTATTGAAAAATACAAAACAGAGGATGCAAGGGTTTTATTAATAACTACAGGAACTGCAGCAAGCACAACGAGGATTGTGATAGATAATTTAAGAAAAAGGGGTAACAAGATAGGAATGATTAGAATAAAAATGTTCAGGCCGTTTCCAAGCCAGGAAATCAGAGACGCCGTGAGAGGATATGACAAGATAGCAGTTATAGACCGCAACATGTCGTTTGGAGTAGGTGGCATTTTTGCCCAGGAGATAAGGGCAGCCCTTTCTGGCTACAGCAATATGCCTGTGGTTTTTGAATTCATTGCAGGACTTGGCGGAAGAGACATAACTCCCAATACAATAGAGGAGATTACAAAGTATACTCTGAACCATGAGCGCGGAGAGGAGGGTGGAATTTGGGCGGGATTAAAGATCTGA